The following proteins come from a genomic window of Deltaproteobacteria bacterium:
- a CDS encoding CDP-alcohol phosphatidyltransferase family protein: protein MLDSWLNHRLDPYLYKLAEWSRGLIKPNHLTLIGLLVTLGAAFALAVGRWKVGGIAILVAGLFDLLDGAVARSQGRVTPFGAFFDSVIDRYSDFSLFVGLFFYYAYTGHPYLTLLTSLAAMGSSLVPFTRARAETVIPSCKVGIMERPERIILLACGALLDWMIPILLILTILTHITVIHRILYTRKMLKGG from the coding sequence ATGTTGGACTCCTGGTTAAATCATAGGTTAGACCCTTATCTCTATAAATTGGCAGAGTGGTCCAGGGGCCTTATCAAACCCAACCACCTGACCCTCATCGGCCTGCTGGTCACTTTAGGAGCAGCCTTTGCCCTGGCCGTGGGGAGATGGAAGGTAGGCGGGATAGCCATCCTTGTGGCGGGGCTCTTTGATCTGCTGGATGGGGCAGTGGCCCGTTCGCAGGGAAGGGTAACCCCCTTTGGCGCCTTTTTCGACTCGGTAATAGATAGGTACTCCGACTTCTCCCTCTTTGTGGGGTTATTTTTCTATTATGCCTATACAGGGCACCCCTATCTAACCCTCTTGACCTCCCTGGCCGCCATGGGGAGTTCCTTGGTCCCCTTTACCAGGGCGAGGGCGGAAACGGTCATCCCCTCCTGTAAGGTGGGAATCATGGAGCGGCCGGAGAGGATCATCCTGCTTGCCTGTGGTGCCCTTTTGGACTGGATGATCCCCATCCTCTTGATCCTAACCATCCTCACCCATATCACCGTCATCCATAGAATCCTCTATACCAGAAAAATGCTGAAAGGGGGTTAA
- the rnc gene encoding ribonuclease III: MSLLKDLQEGISYRFRDLQLLIQALTHRSYLSQKNEEGEDNERLEFLGDSVIELVVSHLLLARFPHLTEGGLSKARASLVKEATLASLAQGVGLGETLRLGRGEEETGGKEKDSILAGGMEALVAAVYLDGGYEEVFRMIEQLYTPLLEEMKRGLKDADFKTRLQEYTQKYLNTTPHYIVAGEEGPDHDKTFEVTISIGGKLYGRGRGRSKKDAEQRAAEEALRSLSED; this comes from the coding sequence TTGTCCCTGTTAAAGGATTTGCAAGAAGGGATTTCTTACCGCTTCCGGGATCTTCAGCTCTTGATACAGGCCCTCACCCATCGGTCCTACCTCTCTCAGAAAAACGAAGAAGGGGAGGATAACGAGAGGCTGGAGTTCCTGGGGGACTCAGTTATAGAGTTGGTGGTGAGCCATCTCCTGCTAGCCCGCTTTCCCCACCTCACCGAGGGGGGACTATCAAAGGCCAGGGCCTCTCTGGTCAAGGAGGCTACCCTGGCCTCCCTTGCCCAAGGAGTTGGATTGGGAGAGACTCTGCGGCTGGGCCGGGGGGAAGAGGAGACCGGGGGGAAGGAGAAAGACTCCATCCTGGCCGGGGGCATGGAGGCGCTGGTGGCCGCCGTTTATCTGGATGGCGGATATGAGGAGGTCTTCCGGATGATAGAACAATTATACACCCCCCTCTTAGAGGAGATGAAAAGGGGACTAAAGGACGCGGATTTCAAGACCAGACTCCAGGAATATACCCAAAAATATCTGAACACCACCCCTCACTATATCGTGGCCGGAGAGGAGGGGCCAGACCACGACAAGACCTTTGAGGTAACCATCTCCATAGGGGGAAAGCTATACGGGAGGGGAAGAGGAAGGAGCAAAAAGGATGCCGAGCAACGGGCGGCTGAAGAAGCCTTAAGGTCCTTGAGCGAGGATTAA
- a CDS encoding septal ring lytic transglycosylase RlpA family protein, which translates to MKRVLWIFLILIVFWGCAPKREVKIPPPKVPPVTRRVEYGWASWYGRQFHGRRTSSGEVYNMYQLTAAHRALPMGIRVVVTHLKNGRSVMVTINDRGPFVKGRIIDLSYAAAQVLGMVEEGVAWVRVEPLGKRGLSPLPAEGPFTIQVGSFILRSNALRLMEELKKVHKGAYIAVLKTPENRYYRVRLGRFSNREEAYQFAMRLAKNGYTPFITKTE; encoded by the coding sequence ATGAAGAGAGTATTGTGGATATTTCTCATCTTGATCGTCTTCTGGGGATGTGCACCCAAGAGGGAGGTAAAGATCCCCCCTCCAAAAGTCCCCCCGGTGACCCGGAGGGTAGAGTATGGATGGGCCTCGTGGTACGGAAGGCAGTTTCATGGACGGCGCACCTCCAGTGGTGAGGTCTACAATATGTATCAGTTGACCGCTGCCCATCGGGCCCTCCCCATGGGAATTAGGGTGGTGGTTACCCACCTCAAGAACGGCAGGTCGGTAATGGTGACCATCAACGACCGCGGACCATTCGTGAAGGGAAGGATTATCGACCTCTCCTATGCCGCTGCGCAGGTCCTGGGGATGGTCGAGGAGGGGGTGGCCTGGGTGAGGGTGGAGCCCTTAGGAAAAAGGGGCCTTTCACCTCTCCCTGCTGAAGGGCCTTTCACAATCCAGGTAGGCTCCTTCATCCTCCGATCCAATGCCCTCAGGCTGATGGAGGAGTTAAAGAAGGTACATAAAGGAGCCTACATCGCCGTATTGAAGACACCAGAGAACAGATATTACCGCGTAAGGCTGGGAAGATTCAGTAACAGGGAAGAGGCCTATCAGTTTGCCATGCGCCTGGCTAAGAACGGATATACACCCTTTATAACCAAAACCGAATAA
- a CDS encoding radical SAM protein, which yields MKGKRFIIPIFISHFGCPYRCVYCDQHRIARPASALPSPEEVRKEIEWYLRVGVRKRRDVRTIQVAFYGGSFTALAQETQEGLLHSIAPFLREGRVHSLRLSTRPDYISPEIMEVLKTNKVTTVELGVQSMDDEVLKTSRRGYGREEIKRAIWELNQRGFEVGVQLMVGLPGDTPEKFSSTIEEVIGIKPHFVRIYPTLVIKGTVLERWFHEGRYRPISLEEAVNITKGALQRFRQAQIPVIRVGLQPTPSLETKGTIVAGPYHPAFRQLVEGSILYEQAASLLASSRTEERSSPIFLLSPQDISNFYGQGRRNIKRLKEAFGLKEVKVQTDPKRERGTISLCV from the coding sequence ATGAAAGGCAAAAGATTTATCATCCCCATCTTTATCTCCCATTTTGGATGTCCCTACAGGTGTGTATATTGCGATCAACACCGGATAGCCCGCCCTGCCTCGGCGCTCCCCAGCCCTGAGGAGGTGCGCAAAGAGATCGAGTGGTACCTGAGGGTGGGCGTACGCAAGCGAAGAGATGTCCGAACAATACAGGTGGCCTTTTATGGGGGGAGCTTCACCGCCCTAGCCCAGGAGACCCAAGAGGGGCTTTTGCACAGCATCGCCCCCTTTCTGAGGGAGGGAAGAGTCCATTCCCTTCGATTATCCACCAGACCCGATTATATCTCCCCCGAGATCATGGAAGTCCTCAAGACAAACAAGGTAACTACCGTTGAACTGGGGGTCCAGTCCATGGATGACGAGGTCCTAAAGACCTCTCGGAGGGGATATGGAAGGGAGGAGATAAAGAGGGCCATATGGGAGCTCAATCAGAGGGGTTTTGAGGTAGGGGTCCAGCTCATGGTGGGCCTACCAGGGGACACACCGGAGAAGTTCTCCTCTACCATAGAGGAGGTAATCGGAATAAAACCCCATTTTGTCCGGATCTACCCTACCTTGGTGATCAAGGGGACAGTGTTGGAGAGGTGGTTTCATGAAGGGCGGTACCGCCCCATCTCATTGGAAGAGGCGGTAAACATAACCAAGGGGGCCTTACAGAGGTTTCGCCAGGCCCAGATCCCGGTAATCAGGGTAGGGCTTCAGCCCACCCCCTCCCTGGAGACAAAAGGCACCATTGTTGCCGGCCCCTACCATCCGGCCTTCCGACAACTAGTAGAGGGCTCTATACTCTACGAACAGGCGGCCTCTCTATTGGCCAGCTCACGCACAGAGGAGAGGAGCTCCCCCATCTTTCTGCTCTCACCCCAGGATATATCCAATTTCTACGGACAAGGAAGACGAAATATAAAGAGACTTAAGGAGGCCTTTGGTTTAAAAGAGGTAAAAGTGCAAACCGACCCCAAAAGGGAGAGGGGGACGATCTCCCTTTGTGTATAA
- a CDS encoding CoA activase, which yields MEPLYLGIDVGSVSANTVIINRAGDILEEYYTRLRGQPLKKVEGVLEEILSRIPGERFEGIAFTGTGGKGLAELLGGEFYNEIIAQSKAIGRLYPQVRTIIDIGGEDSKLIILEMEGDRFRIEDFSMNTLCAAGTGSFLDQQASRLGLTIEEFAQLALKSQNPPRIAGRCSVFAKTDMIHLQQIATPDYDIVAGLCYALARNFKSNIGKGREFRPPVAFQGGVAANAGMKRAFLDILELQGDELIIPQHYASMGAIGAVLLALEEGRFEGKVFEGIGRLQVYIDQQRDIKREGREPLTLSPRHLEEKERVYKPKAQNGKIPAYLGLDVGSISTNLVVIDEEERVLAKSYLMTAGRPIEAIRQGLQEIGEEVGDLVDIQGAGSTGSGRYLTGDFVGADIVRNEITAQATAAANIDPEVDTIFEIGGQDSKYVSLDKGVIVDFDMNKVCAAGTGSFLEEQAEKLGISIKGEFEERALRAPSPVRMGERCTVFIESDLVHHQQRGAGTDDLVAGLCYSIVQNYLNRVVGDRRIGNKIFFQGGTAFNKGVVAAFEKVLGKEVTVPENHDVTGAIGVALLAKKERTWEKSSFKGFDLSQRHYEITTFECKGCPNMCLIRKVSIEGEKPLFYGSRCEKYDVVRRSKGSHLPDLFAEREELLLGPYPGDETLGDDVPIIGIPRALLSHELFPFWKAFFTELGYRVVLSDPTNKELIRRGVEAVVAETCFPVKVAHGHVMNLLEKGIKRIFLPSIISMEKFREDFEQSQTCPYVQSLPYTVHSSIDFKRYGAQVLQPVIPFGMGSKEVEQALIKLGRRLKRGARDIRRAYARAQEYQNRFYQAIAARGKEILEGLREGEKLMVIVGRPYNSCDPGLNLDIPKKLRDLGVLSIPMDFLPLESMAGQEGLKDMYWKYGQKILAAAHLIKDDPRLFGVYISNFGCGADSFINHFFRDILNGKPYLQLEIDEHSADAGAITRCEAFLDSLKHAQGPKEEKRRRGEIRGDATRTIYIPYMCDHAFAFVAAFEACGLSARVFPESDQETLYWGRKYTTGRECYPCILTTGDMIRVVKGPDFDPQRVAFFMPSGNGPCRFGQYHRLHRLILDELGYADVPIYSPNQDETLYKELGILGSEFDKLGWWAIVAVDLLIKKLHETRPYEQNTGETDRVYKECLDLVCEAIRTGGGELERLEEALREVRERFERILVVDPGSKPKIGVVGEIYVRSNRFANEHVVRKIEALGGEAWLAPFVEWIHYINAMARRRSFNRKHFSNLLRIFLTEYYQNKYEHRLERIFKGSINNLEEPKTAEVLELAKPYLDSSFEGEAILSIGKTVDFALRGASGVVNVMPFTCMPGTVVSAILKRYREENNNLPVLNMAYDGQEQSNIMTRLEAFMYQTRQYQEHCLRRR from the coding sequence ATGGAGCCGCTCTACTTGGGGATAGATGTGGGGTCGGTAAGCGCCAATACTGTGATAATAAACCGGGCGGGTGATATCTTGGAGGAGTATTATACCCGCCTTAGGGGTCAACCCCTGAAGAAGGTGGAAGGGGTCTTGGAGGAGATCCTCTCCCGCATCCCCGGCGAGAGGTTTGAGGGGATAGCCTTTACCGGCACCGGAGGAAAGGGCCTAGCGGAGCTTTTGGGAGGAGAGTTCTACAACGAGATCATCGCCCAATCTAAGGCCATCGGACGCCTCTACCCTCAGGTGAGGACGATCATCGACATCGGGGGGGAGGATTCCAAGCTCATCATTCTGGAGATGGAGGGTGATAGATTCAGAATAGAGGACTTCTCCATGAACACCCTCTGCGCCGCTGGTACAGGGTCCTTCCTCGATCAGCAGGCATCCCGGCTGGGGCTCACCATCGAAGAGTTTGCCCAACTGGCATTGAAGTCGCAAAATCCGCCGCGGATCGCTGGCCGGTGCAGTGTTTTTGCCAAGACGGACATGATTCACCTCCAGCAGATCGCCACCCCAGACTACGATATTGTGGCCGGGCTCTGCTACGCCCTGGCCAGGAACTTCAAGAGCAATATCGGCAAGGGGAGGGAGTTCCGCCCACCCGTGGCCTTTCAGGGGGGGGTGGCGGCCAATGCGGGGATGAAGAGGGCCTTCCTCGACATCTTGGAGCTGCAAGGGGATGAGCTCATCATCCCCCAACATTATGCCTCGATGGGGGCCATCGGGGCGGTGTTGCTCGCCCTAGAGGAGGGGAGGTTTGAGGGGAAAGTATTTGAAGGGATAGGACGCCTCCAGGTGTATATCGACCAGCAGCGGGACATAAAGAGGGAAGGGCGAGAACCCCTGACCCTTTCCCCCAGACACCTGGAGGAGAAGGAACGGGTCTACAAACCCAAGGCCCAAAACGGGAAAATCCCTGCCTATTTGGGGCTGGATGTGGGTTCCATCAGCACAAACTTGGTGGTTATCGACGAAGAGGAGCGGGTCCTCGCTAAGAGCTATCTGATGACGGCGGGCAGGCCCATCGAGGCCATCCGTCAGGGGTTGCAGGAGATCGGTGAGGAGGTCGGAGACCTGGTGGATATCCAAGGGGCGGGCTCTACGGGGTCCGGCAGATACTTGACAGGAGACTTTGTGGGGGCAGATATCGTCCGCAACGAGATCACCGCCCAGGCCACCGCAGCGGCCAACATCGATCCAGAGGTAGACACCATCTTCGAGATCGGGGGGCAGGACTCCAAATATGTCAGTCTCGACAAAGGGGTCATCGTCGACTTTGATATGAACAAGGTATGTGCTGCTGGTACTGGTTCATTCCTAGAGGAGCAGGCGGAGAAGCTCGGTATCTCCATCAAGGGGGAGTTTGAGGAAAGGGCCCTGCGGGCCCCCTCCCCAGTGAGGATGGGGGAGAGGTGCACCGTCTTCATCGAATCTGATCTTGTCCACCACCAGCAACGAGGGGCAGGTACCGACGACCTGGTGGCCGGCCTCTGCTACTCCATCGTCCAGAATTATCTTAACCGAGTGGTGGGGGATCGCCGAATAGGCAACAAGATCTTCTTCCAGGGGGGGACTGCCTTCAACAAGGGGGTGGTGGCGGCCTTCGAGAAGGTCTTGGGCAAAGAGGTCACCGTCCCTGAAAATCACGACGTGACAGGGGCCATCGGGGTGGCCCTCTTGGCAAAAAAGGAGCGCACCTGGGAGAAGAGCAGCTTTAAGGGTTTTGATCTGAGCCAGCGCCACTATGAGATCACCACCTTCGAGTGCAAGGGTTGTCCCAACATGTGCCTCATCAGAAAGGTGAGCATAGAGGGGGAGAAGCCCTTATTTTACGGGAGCCGTTGTGAGAAGTACGATGTGGTCCGCAGGAGCAAGGGGAGCCATCTGCCGGATCTTTTCGCCGAGCGGGAGGAGCTCCTCTTGGGTCCCTACCCAGGTGATGAGACCTTGGGAGATGATGTCCCGATCATTGGCATTCCTCGTGCCCTTCTATCCCATGAACTCTTCCCATTTTGGAAGGCCTTCTTCACGGAGCTGGGCTATAGGGTAGTTCTGTCTGACCCTACCAACAAGGAGTTGATCCGCCGGGGGGTGGAGGCGGTGGTGGCCGAGACCTGTTTCCCCGTCAAGGTGGCCCATGGTCATGTTATGAATCTATTGGAGAAGGGGATAAAGAGGATCTTCCTCCCCAGCATCATCAGTATGGAGAAGTTTCGGGAGGACTTCGAACAGTCCCAGACCTGTCCCTATGTCCAGTCCTTGCCCTATACCGTGCACTCCTCCATCGATTTTAAAAGGTACGGGGCTCAGGTCCTGCAGCCTGTGATTCCCTTTGGCATGGGGTCCAAGGAGGTGGAGCAGGCCCTGATAAAGCTGGGGAGAAGATTGAAGAGGGGGGCAAGGGATATCCGCAGGGCCTATGCCCGGGCACAAGAATACCAGAACAGGTTTTATCAAGCCATCGCCGCCCGGGGGAAAGAGATCCTGGAGGGGCTCAGGGAAGGGGAAAAGCTCATGGTGATTGTCGGGCGTCCCTACAATAGTTGCGACCCAGGGCTGAACCTCGACATCCCCAAAAAGCTACGGGATCTAGGGGTGCTCTCCATCCCCATGGACTTCCTCCCCCTGGAGTCCATGGCCGGGCAAGAAGGGCTCAAAGATATGTACTGGAAATATGGCCAGAAGATCCTGGCTGCTGCCCACCTGATCAAAGATGATCCCAGGCTCTTCGGGGTCTACATCAGCAACTTCGGCTGTGGGGCCGATTCCTTTATCAACCACTTCTTCCGTGATATCCTAAATGGGAAGCCATACCTGCAACTGGAGATAGATGAACATAGCGCCGATGCCGGGGCCATCACTAGGTGCGAGGCCTTCCTCGACAGCCTGAAGCATGCCCAAGGCCCCAAAGAAGAGAAGCGCCGAAGGGGGGAGATAAGGGGGGATGCTACCCGCACAATCTATATCCCTTATATGTGCGACCACGCCTTTGCCTTTGTTGCGGCCTTTGAGGCCTGTGGCCTCTCGGCCCGGGTCTTTCCTGAATCGGACCAGGAGACCCTCTATTGGGGCAGGAAATACACCACCGGAAGGGAGTGTTATCCCTGCATCCTGACCACAGGGGATATGATCAGGGTGGTCAAAGGCCCGGATTTCGACCCCCAACGGGTGGCCTTCTTCATGCCCTCGGGGAACGGCCCCTGCCGTTTCGGGCAGTATCATCGTTTACACCGTCTTATCTTAGACGAATTAGGGTATGCCGATGTCCCCATCTACTCTCCTAACCAGGATGAGACCCTCTATAAAGAACTGGGGATCCTCGGTTCCGAATTCGATAAGCTCGGGTGGTGGGCAATAGTGGCGGTGGATCTCCTGATCAAAAAGCTCCACGAGACCAGGCCCTATGAGCAGAATACCGGGGAGACAGACCGAGTCTATAAGGAGTGCCTCGATCTGGTCTGTGAGGCCATCCGCACAGGGGGTGGGGAGCTGGAGAGATTGGAGGAGGCCCTCCGCGAGGTCCGGGAGAGGTTTGAGCGGATACTGGTGGTGGATCCCGGGAGCAAGCCGAAGATAGGAGTCGTGGGAGAGATCTATGTGAGGTCCAATCGCTTTGCCAATGAGCACGTCGTCCGCAAAATAGAGGCCTTAGGCGGCGAGGCATGGCTTGCCCCTTTCGTTGAATGGATCCACTATATCAATGCCATGGCCCGCAGGCGTAGCTTTAACAGGAAGCATTTCTCCAATTTGCTCAGGATATTTTTGACCGAATACTACCAGAACAAATATGAACATAGGCTGGAACGCATATTTAAGGGGAGTATTAATAACCTTGAAGAGCCGAAGACTGCTGAAGTCCTTGAGCTGGCCAAACCCTATCTCGATTCATCGTTCGAGGGTGAGGCAATTTTGAGCATCGGCAAGACAGTGGACTTCGCCCTGAGGGGAGCCAGTGGGGTGGTGAACGTGATGCCCTTTACCTGTATGCCGGGGACCGTGGTGAGCGCCATCCTGAAGAGATATCGAGAGGAGAACAATAACCTGCCCGTCCTGAACATGGCCTATGATGGTCAGGAGCAGAGCAACATCATGACCCGCCTGGAGGCCTTTATGTACCAGACCAGACAATATCAGGAGCACTGTCTGCGCCGGAGATAA